The following proteins come from a genomic window of Methanosarcina sp. MTP4:
- a CDS encoding universal stress protein gives MERKIFKKILIATDGSVGAKKAADTGIEIARMSGAKVHTAYVIDISSYSSVPKDPRWEEAMYTQFRELGKEATSYVEEKAKEAGIEVEAVLLEGHPAEEIVNFAERNEVDLVVMGSLGKSGIERFLIGSVSEKVVRISKVPVLVVRGKGS, from the coding sequence ATGGAGAGAAAAATTTTCAAAAAAATCCTGATTGCGACCGACGGTTCGGTGGGAGCAAAAAAAGCAGCTGATACCGGGATTGAGATCGCAAGGATGAGCGGGGCAAAAGTCCATACGGCATACGTTATCGACATCTCAAGTTATTCCTCAGTTCCGAAAGATCCCAGGTGGGAAGAAGCCATGTACACCCAGTTCAGGGAATTGGGAAAGGAAGCCACCTCATACGTGGAAGAAAAGGCAAAAGAGGCAGGGATTGAGGTGGAAGCCGTGCTACTTGAGGGGCATCCCGCAGAAGAAATCGTCAATTTTGCGGAAAGGAACGAGGTCGACCTGGTAGTTATGGGTTCGCTCGGAAAAAGCGGGATCGAACGCTTCCTGATAGGCAGCGTGTCCGAAAAAGTTGTCCGGATCTCAAAGGTCCCGGTACTTGTTGTACGGGGAAAGGGCTCCTGA
- a CDS encoding PLD nuclease N-terminal domain-containing protein has protein sequence MFENIPLNLVIVFLGFGLMYLVSLALWVWTLADCLKKETDEGNTRLIWVIVIVFTYIIGAFLYYLIQRPKRIKELGR, from the coding sequence ATGTTCGAGAATATCCCCCTCAATTTAGTCATTGTCTTCCTCGGCTTCGGACTCATGTACCTGGTCTCTCTGGCCCTCTGGGTCTGGACTCTGGCCGACTGCCTAAAAAAAGAAACCGATGAAGGGAATACACGGCTGATATGGGTAATAGTTATTGTTTTTACCTACATTATAGGAGCATTTCTTTACTACCTCATCCAGCGGCCAAAAAGGATTAAGGAGCTTGGGAGATAA
- a CDS encoding DUF5320 domain-containing protein, with protein MPGGDRTGPMGQGSKTGRAMGYCSGSDAPGYTTGVPAGAGRGAGRGGGPGMGRNAGRGAGQGFRCRRIPGFGRGGGFAARGDYPGYYYPAPAQSRTESDVNLLENRISSLKQELETLTESLKGLRAQGIDEKE; from the coding sequence ATGCCAGGTGGAGACAGAACGGGCCCTATGGGCCAGGGATCGAAGACAGGAAGGGCTATGGGTTACTGCTCGGGCAGTGATGCCCCGGGTTATACGACAGGAGTTCCTGCAGGTGCAGGGCGGGGCGCTGGCCGTGGAGGAGGGCCTGGTATGGGCCGAAATGCAGGTCGCGGTGCAGGTCAGGGTTTCCGGTGCAGACGAATCCCCGGTTTCGGAAGAGGCGGAGGATTTGCTGCCCGGGGTGACTACCCCGGATATTACTATCCAGCACCTGCTCAGTCCAGGACCGAATCAGATGTCAATTTACTTGAGAACCGGATAAGCTCTCTGAAACAGGAACTTGAGACTCTCACGGAAAGTTTGAAGGGACTTCGGGCTCAAGGAATTGATGAAAAGGAATGA
- a CDS encoding radical SAM protein, which translates to MKSRIVYGPLLSRRLGRSLGVDVIKNTGSKKNCNYDCIYCQLGHVEKKLRGPEAVQGGVTPGEVVESLQNFHKNVEDLDYITFSGTCEPTLNLTLGEMIREIRKVSEIPVCVITNSSLTGRSDVRENLAEADLVVATFVSGNEDTWKKIHRPAPEIKLEEVIEGLRKLAKMESGPKLALEIMLLERADGSPLNSTEEEVEALIEAIKYIAPDEIEILSVSRPPAEAYVVPVPEERLREIAERFVSEFGQEKVRLVLKGLKKKRSKVSHQNPEEEVYALLLRRPCTFEQVEKALDIDSGGLHLIIEKLLKAGKIVEVGSSGEEYYKAS; encoded by the coding sequence ATGAAGTCACGAATCGTATACGGTCCACTTCTTTCCAGAAGGCTCGGCAGGTCTCTCGGAGTCGATGTGATTAAAAACACCGGTTCGAAAAAGAACTGCAACTACGACTGCATCTACTGCCAGCTCGGGCATGTGGAAAAGAAGCTTAGAGGGCCGGAAGCTGTGCAGGGAGGGGTAACCCCCGGGGAAGTTGTCGAAAGCCTGCAAAACTTCCATAAAAATGTCGAGGATCTGGACTACATCACTTTTTCCGGCACCTGTGAACCGACCCTTAACCTAACGCTTGGGGAAATGATCCGGGAAATCAGGAAAGTAAGCGAAATTCCGGTCTGCGTTATTACGAATTCTTCCCTTACAGGAAGGTCCGATGTCCGGGAAAACCTTGCTGAAGCCGACCTTGTGGTGGCAACCTTTGTCTCCGGAAACGAAGATACCTGGAAGAAAATTCACAGGCCCGCCCCGGAGATAAAACTTGAGGAGGTCATCGAAGGGCTCAGGAAACTTGCAAAAATGGAGTCCGGGCCAAAACTTGCCCTCGAAATCATGCTGCTCGAACGTGCCGACGGCAGCCCCCTGAACAGCACTGAGGAGGAAGTCGAAGCCCTGATTGAAGCGATAAAATACATTGCCCCCGATGAAATCGAAATCCTTTCAGTCAGCCGCCCGCCTGCGGAAGCTTATGTTGTCCCTGTCCCGGAAGAGAGGCTCAGGGAGATTGCGGAAAGGTTTGTGTCAGAGTTCGGGCAGGAAAAAGTCAGGCTTGTCCTGAAAGGCCTGAAGAAAAAGCGTTCGAAGGTAAGCCACCAGAACCCGGAAGAAGAAGTCTATGCCCTGCTTCTGAGAAGGCCCTGCACTTTTGAACAGGTTGAAAAAGCCCTCGATATTGATTCCGGAGGTCTGCACCTGATAATCGAAAAGCTTCTAAAGGCCGGAAAAATAGTTGAGGTAGGCTCTTCCGGTGAAGAGTATTACAAGGCAAGTTGA
- a CDS encoding DUF134 domain-containing protein, with amino-acid sequence MVDFEHGLRHFKPEGDSPEPPEDVRLTIDELETMRLSYLEKLSQSDAAALMQIHQSTFQRTLKKTLEKITDAFVNGKAIRIEGGDYRMPGKDGTGPAGQGPVGGQGRGQGRGRGGRFGGPEGNCVCPACGHEAPHTPGVPCSQMKCEKCGSPMVRK; translated from the coding sequence ATGGTGGATTTCGAACATGGTTTGAGGCATTTCAAACCGGAGGGGGACAGTCCCGAGCCCCCTGAAGACGTCAGGTTAACCATTGACGAACTGGAAACCATGAGGCTCAGCTACCTGGAAAAACTGAGCCAGAGTGATGCCGCGGCTCTCATGCAGATTCATCAGTCCACTTTCCAAAGGACCCTTAAAAAAACACTTGAAAAAATTACCGATGCTTTTGTCAATGGCAAAGCGATCAGGATTGAAGGAGGAGATTACAGGATGCCAGGTAAAGACGGAACAGGTCCTGCAGGCCAGGGCCCGGTTGGTGGACAGGGACGTGGACAGGGTAGAGGTCGAGGAGGTCGTTTTGGCGGCCCTGAAGGAAACTGTGTATGCCCTGCTTGCGGGCACGAAGCTCCCCATACTCCGGGAGTGCCCTGCAGCCAGATGAAATGTGAGAAGTGCGGAAGTCCTATGGTCAGGAAGTAA
- a CDS encoding YcaO-related McrA-glycine thioamidation protein, whose amino-acid sequence MSEITIDRSLSYIEGSQRVYDEATTLEKTKAQLKNIGVTRIADITNLDRLGIPVFSSIRPSAAPGAISIYSGKGSTDERARISAIMESFERCLAERAGLNANIKSDISSPVMVESYKNATESYNIVEPESLLLAQPPQPDAMFEWVGACDLLNGEDVLLNVNAVYHPYNPPGMCQQIFKSNTNGLASGNVLEEAILHGLLEVIERDAISTAQFNRNLGKEIVLTEEDGYVYELARKFKDNGVDLKVWLVPSDTGIPTAIAAADDVKLKDPALLVMGAGSHLKPEIAVSRAITEAAQSRVVQIQGAREDTSREGFIRDIGYERMKRLNGFWFEDGEHVSLSEVPDLSTSSPAEGIDTVLEKLRGKVERVLVVDLSREEVSIPVVRVIVPGFELFTIDPERQGERLKAGKKRGSSRNRRERPWKRR is encoded by the coding sequence ATGTCCGAGATAACGATTGACAGGTCTCTCTCATACATTGAAGGCAGCCAGCGCGTGTATGATGAAGCCACAACCCTGGAAAAAACAAAAGCCCAGTTAAAAAACATAGGCGTCACGAGAATCGCCGACATCACAAACCTGGACAGGCTCGGAATCCCGGTCTTTTCCTCAATCCGCCCCAGTGCGGCTCCGGGTGCGATTTCCATATATTCGGGAAAAGGTTCGACCGACGAACGAGCCAGGATCTCCGCCATCATGGAAAGTTTCGAGCGCTGCCTGGCAGAGAGGGCAGGCCTGAACGCGAATATCAAAAGTGATATTTCCTCCCCTGTTATGGTGGAATCATACAAAAACGCCACCGAAAGCTACAACATAGTTGAGCCCGAGTCCCTTCTCCTGGCCCAGCCTCCCCAGCCGGATGCAATGTTCGAATGGGTAGGGGCATGTGACCTGCTCAACGGGGAAGACGTGCTCCTGAACGTAAATGCGGTCTACCACCCCTACAACCCCCCTGGAATGTGCCAGCAAATCTTCAAAAGCAACACCAACGGGCTTGCCTCCGGAAACGTGCTTGAGGAAGCCATCCTCCACGGGCTTCTCGAAGTCATCGAAAGGGACGCAATCAGCACGGCCCAGTTCAACCGGAACCTCGGGAAAGAAATCGTGTTAACGGAAGAAGACGGGTACGTATACGAACTTGCCCGGAAATTCAAGGACAACGGAGTTGACCTCAAAGTCTGGCTCGTCCCCAGCGATACCGGCATCCCCACGGCAATTGCTGCCGCAGACGACGTGAAACTCAAAGATCCGGCCCTCCTTGTCATGGGCGCAGGCTCCCACCTGAAACCCGAAATCGCAGTTTCCAGGGCCATCACGGAAGCTGCCCAGTCCAGGGTCGTCCAGATCCAGGGCGCAAGAGAAGATACCTCAAGAGAAGGTTTTATCCGGGACATCGGGTACGAGAGGATGAAACGCCTGAATGGGTTCTGGTTCGAAGACGGAGAACATGTTTCCCTCTCAGAAGTTCCTGACCTCTCCACCTCAAGCCCGGCCGAAGGCATCGACACGGTGCTGGAAAAGCTCAGAGGGAAAGTAGAGAGAGTGCTTGTCGTGGACCTTTCCAGAGAAGAAGTCTCGATTCCGGTTGTCCGGGTAATCGTTCCGGGCTTTGAACTCTTTACAATCGACCCCGAACGCCAGGGCGAAAGGCTCAAAGCAGGGAAAAAGAGAGGTTCTTCCAGGAACAGAAGGGAAAGGCCCTGGAAAAGAAGATAA
- a CDS encoding phenylalanine--tRNA ligase subunit alpha gives MSAQDNLTINEKKVLLALQELGSAAPGELEEKSGLQVDAAMQAAFLLEEKGLASVSEKVLERYALTGEGETYVETGLPERQIVDSLKSPTPLDELKSRFSPKMVGIATGWLVRKGWAKIEEGVMVPSGKAPAGKDEAILAAFGGEAKTLEELSADAKVVKDLLKRKIVTKHEEKFRTVAITDAGTALAAEGLVLEEEIAQITSDLLKSGAWKGKKFRPYRLDIKPKPLYGAKVHPYRRLIEQMRQIFLEMGFTEIKGDVIQSSFWNFDALFQPQDHPARDMQDTFHLGSKTPLPSEYADKVGEMHECGGDIDSCGWKGKWDRELPKKNVLRTHTTAVTIKYLADNPEPPVKAFCIDRAYRRETIDPTHTPEFEQLEGVVMDKDMSFADLLGLLAEFYHRMGFEEVRFRPGYFPYTEPSVEPEVYVDGLGWVELGGAGVFRKEVTEPFGIKEPVLAWGLGVSRVAMLKLGLKDLRLLYQSDLDWLRKSEVCRI, from the coding sequence ATGAGTGCCCAGGACAATCTCACAATCAACGAGAAGAAGGTCTTACTCGCCCTCCAGGAACTCGGGTCCGCTGCTCCCGGGGAACTGGAAGAAAAATCAGGGCTGCAGGTAGATGCAGCAATGCAGGCGGCCTTCCTGCTCGAGGAAAAGGGACTTGCATCCGTTTCCGAAAAAGTGCTCGAGCGCTATGCCCTTACCGGGGAAGGAGAGACTTACGTCGAAACCGGGCTTCCGGAACGCCAGATAGTCGACTCCCTCAAAAGCCCGACCCCCCTTGACGAGTTAAAGAGCCGCTTTTCCCCGAAAATGGTGGGAATCGCAACAGGCTGGCTTGTTAGGAAAGGCTGGGCAAAGATCGAAGAAGGCGTAATGGTCCCTTCAGGGAAAGCCCCTGCCGGAAAGGACGAAGCCATCCTTGCCGCCTTCGGAGGCGAAGCAAAGACCCTTGAGGAACTTTCAGCCGACGCAAAGGTAGTAAAGGACCTTCTCAAGAGGAAAATCGTCACAAAGCACGAAGAAAAGTTCCGGACCGTTGCAATCACGGATGCCGGCACTGCCCTTGCGGCAGAAGGCCTTGTCCTGGAAGAGGAAATCGCCCAGATCACATCCGACTTACTCAAGAGCGGGGCCTGGAAAGGCAAGAAATTCAGACCTTACAGGCTTGACATAAAACCAAAACCCCTCTACGGGGCCAAGGTCCACCCCTACCGCCGCCTTATCGAGCAGATGCGGCAGATCTTCCTGGAAATGGGCTTTACCGAGATCAAGGGAGATGTAATCCAGAGCTCCTTCTGGAACTTCGATGCCCTCTTCCAGCCTCAGGACCACCCCGCCCGGGACATGCAGGACACCTTCCACCTGGGCAGCAAGACCCCACTCCCTTCCGAATATGCCGACAAGGTAGGGGAAATGCACGAATGCGGAGGGGACATCGACTCCTGCGGCTGGAAGGGAAAATGGGACAGGGAACTTCCAAAAAAGAACGTGCTCAGGACCCACACGACCGCAGTCACCATCAAGTACCTGGCAGACAACCCCGAACCTCCCGTGAAAGCCTTCTGCATTGACCGGGCCTACCGCAGGGAGACCATCGACCCAACCCATACCCCCGAGTTCGAACAGCTCGAAGGCGTGGTCATGGACAAAGACATGTCCTTTGCCGACCTCCTGGGCCTGCTTGCCGAATTCTACCACAGGATGGGCTTCGAAGAAGTCCGCTTCCGCCCCGGCTACTTCCCCTACACCGAACCCAGTGTCGAACCCGAAGTCTACGTGGACGGCCTCGGCTGGGTGGAACTCGGAGGCGCCGGTGTCTTCAGGAAAGAAGTCACAGAACCCTTCGGGATCAAGGAACCCGTCCTTGCCTGGGGGCTCGGGGTCAGCAGGGTAGCCATGCTGAAACTGGGACTCAAGGACCTGCGGCTGCTCTACCAGTCCGACCTCGACTGGCTCAGGAAGAGCGAAGTCTGCAGGATCTGA
- a CDS encoding PLDc N-terminal domain-containing protein, which translates to MFENVNLGFLFIFLSFGLMYLVSLALWVWMLADCFRKETDEGNTRLIWIIVIVFTYVIGAFLYYLIRRPKRIQELGK; encoded by the coding sequence ATGTTCGAAAACGTCAACCTCGGTTTTTTATTTATTTTCCTCAGTTTCGGGCTCATGTACCTGGTCTCTTTAGCCCTATGGGTCTGGATGCTGGCTGACTGCTTCCGAAAAGAAACCGATGAAGGAAACACACGATTAATATGGATTATCGTTATTGTTTTCACCTACGTCATCGGAGCTTTTCTTTACTACCTCATCCGGCGGCCGAAAAGGATCCAGGAACTGGGGAAATAA
- a CDS encoding DUF2892 domain-containing protein translates to MDLKKLLLEENVGGFDLMFRALLGVLGITALAMNLVKSSPLKWITALIAAVGLFTSITRHCSPYHLLGINTAKKR, encoded by the coding sequence GTGGATCTTAAGAAACTGCTTCTGGAAGAAAACGTAGGGGGTTTTGACCTGATGTTCAGGGCTCTCCTGGGGGTGCTGGGTATCACTGCTCTTGCAATGAACCTTGTGAAAAGTTCTCCGTTGAAATGGATAACTGCACTAATTGCTGCTGTAGGGCTTTTCACTTCAATCACGCGGCACTGTTCTCCGTACCACCTTCTGGGGATCAATACTGCGAAGAAAAGATGA
- a CDS encoding ferritin: MLNEKMEEAINEQINKEMYSSYLYLAMSAYSSAKGLPGFAHWFRIQVEEETIHAMKFFDYLNRQGANVKLKEIQEPPMEFGTPLEMFKKTLEHEQFITRSIHELVDLAIAEKDHATNAFLQWYVNEQIEEEENDNDIIAKLKLVGDNVNSLYMLDNELAQRLPPQPATQGNA; encoded by the coding sequence ATGCTTAACGAAAAGATGGAAGAAGCAATTAACGAACAGATTAACAAGGAAATGTACTCGTCCTACCTCTACCTTGCAATGTCGGCATACAGCTCGGCAAAAGGGCTCCCTGGCTTTGCACACTGGTTCAGGATCCAGGTCGAAGAAGAGACTATCCACGCAATGAAGTTCTTTGACTACCTGAACAGGCAGGGTGCAAACGTAAAGCTCAAGGAAATCCAGGAGCCTCCCATGGAATTCGGGACCCCTCTGGAAATGTTCAAGAAGACCCTGGAGCACGAACAGTTCATCACCCGCTCAATCCACGAACTTGTAGACCTCGCCATTGCCGAGAAAGACCACGCAACAAACGCCTTCCTCCAGTGGTACGTGAACGAGCAGATCGAAGAAGAAGAAAACGACAACGACATAATCGCCAAGTTGAAGCTCGTCGGAGACAACGTCAACTCCCTGTACATGCTCGACAACGAACTTGCCCAGAGGCTTCCGCCCCAGCCAGCAACTCAGGGGAATGCGTGA
- a CDS encoding TfuA-related McrA-glycine thioamidation protein, translating to MKTKAVIFAGSSISHEEARKILRGNYQPPVKRFQLQKFIQKGYGVIGIIDGIFFDRAAVGHREIIAAMDAGIKVVGGSSMGALRASELDAHGMIGVGKIYGWYRDGVIESDDEVAVSTNPDTFESISVPLVNMRETLKAALAAGLVTGEEQDSLLELAINTYYPDRSYLGLVKEGVKKGLIPEEKRDVLLDFCKNKEVDIKRKDAILVLETVKKLLEEA from the coding sequence ATGAAAACAAAAGCAGTTATCTTTGCCGGCTCAAGCATCTCCCATGAGGAGGCAAGGAAAATCCTCAGGGGGAACTACCAGCCCCCGGTGAAGAGGTTCCAGCTTCAAAAGTTTATCCAGAAGGGATACGGAGTCATTGGGATTATTGACGGGATCTTCTTTGACCGGGCAGCGGTAGGGCACCGGGAGATAATAGCCGCAATGGACGCCGGGATTAAGGTTGTGGGCGGCTCGAGCATGGGAGCCCTCAGGGCTTCGGAACTGGATGCCCACGGGATGATAGGAGTCGGGAAAATCTACGGCTGGTACAGGGACGGCGTGATCGAATCCGACGACGAGGTGGCTGTAAGCACAAACCCGGATACCTTCGAATCCATTTCCGTACCCCTGGTCAATATGAGGGAAACCCTGAAAGCAGCTCTTGCCGCAGGGCTGGTTACAGGAGAAGAGCAGGATTCCCTCCTCGAACTTGCAATCAATACTTACTACCCGGACCGGAGTTATCTCGGACTTGTAAAAGAAGGGGTAAAAAAGGGCCTGATTCCAGAAGAAAAAAGAGATGTCCTGCTCGATTTTTGCAAAAACAAAGAAGTTGACATAAAAAGGAAAGATGCGATCCTGGTGCTCGAAACCGTAAAAAAATTGCTTGAAGAGGCCTGA
- a CDS encoding MFS transporter, with protein sequence MKGEKGKIPEDTQEKVLENTLEENIEKDPEGIPKTPTGEKVSLLPLLTVNFIGTLGFSIVLPFLVFLVERLGGNAFIYGLVSSMYPAFQLIGAPILGRWSDIYGRKKVLLLSQVGTLLSWIIFLAALFLPLTTLLEVDSEILGAFVLTLPLAVLFLARAFDGLTGGNVSVANAYLADVTEEKDRNRNFGKMSISSNLGFIVGPALAGLLSVTMYGEIMPVLGAVIISIIGTLLIVFYVPESRECSLAGPGEPKSERTKSVRKAFGYQIKECGTARKIKKPGFREVLRLPHIPYMMGLYFLIFLGFNLFYTAFPLHAITVLDWDIAEMGIYFTVLSALLVFVQGPVLSRASKRYSDATLIIFGSLMLGTNFMLLIPGNLFLTYLAAGFFALGDGLMWPSFLSMISKLAGRQYQGTVQGFASSFGSLASITGLILGGLLYEMLAGTSFLIAALIIYFVFLLTFRLRIFEKSLRT encoded by the coding sequence ATGAAGGGGGAAAAGGGGAAGATTCCTGAGGACACGCAGGAAAAGGTCTTGGAGAACACTTTAGAGGAAAACATAGAGAAGGACCCTGAAGGCATTCCGAAAACCCCTACCGGGGAAAAAGTATCCCTACTCCCTCTCCTGACGGTCAACTTCATAGGGACACTGGGGTTCAGCATCGTTTTGCCCTTCCTTGTATTCCTCGTTGAAAGGCTCGGGGGAAACGCCTTCATTTACGGACTTGTCAGCTCAATGTACCCTGCCTTCCAGCTGATCGGGGCTCCGATCCTTGGCAGGTGGTCCGACATCTACGGGAGGAAAAAAGTCCTGCTTTTGAGCCAGGTGGGAACCCTGCTGTCCTGGATAATCTTCCTCGCCGCCCTCTTTTTGCCGCTTACCACTCTTCTGGAAGTGGATTCGGAGATTCTGGGGGCTTTTGTCTTAACCCTGCCCCTTGCAGTGCTTTTTCTTGCCAGGGCTTTTGACGGGCTTACCGGGGGAAACGTCTCTGTTGCCAATGCCTACCTTGCAGACGTAACCGAAGAAAAGGACCGGAACCGGAACTTCGGGAAAATGTCCATTTCCAGCAATCTGGGCTTCATCGTAGGGCCCGCCCTTGCAGGGCTTTTGAGCGTTACAATGTATGGGGAAATAATGCCGGTGCTTGGAGCCGTAATCATTTCCATTATCGGGACCCTGCTGATAGTCTTCTACGTCCCGGAATCCAGGGAATGTTCCCTTGCCGGCCCGGGGGAACCGAAGAGCGAGAGAACAAAAAGCGTAAGAAAGGCCTTCGGATATCAGATAAAGGAATGCGGCACCGCCCGGAAAATTAAAAAACCGGGATTCAGGGAAGTCCTCAGGCTTCCTCACATCCCCTACATGATGGGGCTTTACTTCCTGATCTTTCTCGGGTTCAACCTCTTCTACACAGCATTTCCCCTGCACGCAATTACAGTCCTGGACTGGGACATTGCGGAAATGGGAATATACTTTACGGTCCTCAGCGCTCTGCTTGTGTTTGTGCAGGGACCTGTGCTTTCCAGGGCTTCGAAAAGGTATTCCGACGCCACCCTCATAATCTTCGGAAGCCTGATGCTGGGCACGAACTTTATGCTGCTGATTCCCGGAAACCTCTTCCTGACCTATCTTGCAGCCGGGTTTTTTGCCCTGGGAGACGGGCTCATGTGGCCCTCCTTCCTCTCCATGATTTCAAAACTTGCAGGAAGACAGTACCAGGGAACCGTACAGGGTTTTGCAAGCAGTTTCGGAAGCCTTGCCAGCATAACAGGGCTAATCCTGGGAGGGCTTTTATACGAAATGCTCGCAGGAACTTCCTTTTTGATCGCAGCCCTGATCATTTATTTCGTGTTTTTGCTCACCTTCAGGTTGCGGATCTTTGAAAAAAGCCTCAGGACTTAA
- a CDS encoding universal stress protein, which yields MVATDGSENAKSAACSGIEIAARTGAEVYALYVAATSCCTPLMPESYDWEIGKEGSEATTEIEEMGKESGVTVKTVLLQGYPAQEILNFAEKNDIDIIVMGTRGKTGIDRFLLGGVTEKVVRNAKAEVLVVRAPCP from the coding sequence CTGGTCGCAACCGACGGCTCGGAAAACGCAAAAAGCGCAGCCTGTTCGGGAATTGAAATTGCAGCACGGACCGGGGCGGAGGTCTACGCCTTATACGTTGCAGCTACTTCCTGCTGTACTCCTCTTATGCCCGAAAGCTATGACTGGGAAATCGGAAAGGAAGGGAGTGAGGCAACCACAGAGATAGAGGAGATGGGAAAAGAGTCAGGGGTTACGGTAAAGACCGTCCTGCTGCAGGGATACCCCGCCCAGGAGATCCTGAATTTTGCGGAAAAAAACGACATCGATATTATTGTTATGGGGACGCGGGGAAAAACTGGGATTGACCGCTTCCTTCTGGGAGGGGTTACGGAAAAGGTCGTAAGAAACGCAAAAGCCGAGGTGCTTGTTGTGCGTGCGCCCTGTCCCTGA
- a CDS encoding ferritin: MLNEKMQKALNEQINKEMYSAYLYLAMSAYCSYKGLAGFANWFKVQYGEEMEHADKIYKYLVEQGARVELEAIEKPPTEFGTLLEMFEKTLAHEQFVTHLIRELLELAVAEKDYATSIFLQWFVEEQVEEEANDSAIIAKLKLAGEDGAALLVIDSDLGKRGH; encoded by the coding sequence ATGCTGAATGAAAAGATGCAAAAAGCACTGAACGAACAGATTAACAAAGAAATGTATTCTGCATACCTGTACCTGGCAATGTCAGCTTACTGTTCATACAAAGGGCTTGCTGGCTTTGCAAACTGGTTCAAAGTCCAGTACGGAGAAGAAATGGAACATGCGGACAAGATCTACAAATACCTCGTTGAACAGGGAGCCCGTGTGGAACTGGAGGCAATTGAGAAACCTCCCACGGAGTTCGGGACGCTCCTGGAAATGTTTGAAAAAACCCTTGCCCATGAACAGTTCGTCACCCACTTAATCCGGGAACTCCTCGAACTGGCAGTAGCAGAAAAGGACTATGCCACAAGCATCTTCCTGCAGTGGTTTGTGGAAGAACAGGTAGAAGAAGAAGCTAATGACAGCGCCATCATCGCAAAGCTGAAACTTGCAGGAGAGGACGGGGCAGCCCTGCTCGTTATTGACAGCGATCTCGGAAAGAGGGGGCATTAA